The genomic stretch GGCGGATCGAGGAGATCACGCACGACCGGGTCCTCGTCAGCCCGGCGTTCGGGCAGCCCGGCCGGGTGCCGTTCTGGAAGGGCGATGGACTCGGCCGGCCCGCCGAACTCGGCCGTGCCACCGGTGCCTTCGTGCGGGAGGTCGAATCGGCCTCGGACGAGGACGCCCGGGCCCGGGTCGCCGCCGGTGGCCTCGACGAACGGGCCGTCACGAACCTCATCGCCTTCCTCCGCGACCAGCGCGCCGCCACCGGTCACGTGCCGAGCGACACGACGCTCGTCGTCGAACGCTTCCGCGACGAGCTCGGCGACTGGCGGCTCATCCTGCACTCCCCGTACGGCATGACCGTGCACGCGCCGTGGGCCCTGGCGGTCGCGGCCCGACTGCGGGAGCGGCACGGGATCGACGGCGGCGCCATGGCCGCGGACGACGGCATCGTGGTGCGGATCCCGGAGACGGACGCCGAGCCTCCCGGAGCGGAACTGTTCGTCTTCGAGCGCGACGACCTCGAGACCATCGTCACCGACGAGGTCGGCGGTTCCGCGCTGTTCGCCGCACGCTTCCGCGAGTGCGCGGCCCGGGCACTCCTGCTGCCCCGCCGTGACCCGGGGCGCCGGTCCCCGCTCTGGCAGCAGCGCCAGCGTGCGTCGCAGTTGCTCGAGGTGGCGCAGAAGTACCCGACGTTCCCGATCCTGCTCGAGACCGTGCGCGAGGTGCTGCAGGACGTGTACGACGTCCCCGCCCTGCTCGGCATCGCGGACGAGATCGCCCGGCGGCGGATCCGCCTGGTCGAGAGCGAGACCGAGCAGCCCTCGCCGTTCGCCCGCACCCTGCTGTTCGGGTACGTCGCGGCCTTCATGTACGAGGGGGACTCGCCGCTCGCCGAACGCCGGGCCGCCGCACTGTCCCTCGACTCGACCCTGCTCAGCGAGCTGCTCGGTCGTGCGGAACTGCGCGAACTGCTCGACCCGGCCGTCATCGACGGTGTCGAACGCGACCTGCAGCGGCTCTCCCCGGACCGCCGCGCACGGGACGTCGAGGGCATGGTCGACGTCCTCCGGCTGGTCGGGGCGCTCGACCTCGACGAGCTGGTCGACCGGAGCTGGCTGGCCGACGCCACGGACCGCAGCGAGGCCCAGGCGACGCTCCGCACGGCACTGGAGGCCCTCGAGCGCGACCGCCGGGTCCTCGCCTTCTCGCACGCCGGGGCCACCCGCTGGGCCGTGATCGAGGACGCCTCCCGACTCCGCGACGCCCTCGGGGTGCCGCTGCCGATCGGCGTGCCGACCGCCTTCGTCGAGCCGGTCGCCGACCCGCTCGGTGACCTGGTCGGCCGGTACGCCCGCAGCCACGGTCCGTTCGGCGCGCAGGAGGCCGCGTCGCGTCTGGGGCTCGGCGTCGCGGTGGTGCAGGACACCCTGCGCCGCCTGACCGCCGACCGACGCCTGGTCGAGGGCGAGTTCCGACCCGACCGCCAGGGTGCCGAGTGGTGCGACTCCGAGGTGCTCCGACGCATCCGGACGAAGTCGCTCGCGGCGCTCCGGCACGAGGTCGAACCGGTCGCACCGGACGCCCTCGCCCGCTTCCTGCCCGCGTGGCAGCACGTCCGCGTCCCCGGGGCCCGCGGTGGGCTGCGCGGCATCGACGGCGTGCTGCAGGTGGTCGACCAGCTGTCCGGGGTCGCCCTGCCCGCCAGCTCGTGGGAGTCGCTGGTGCTGCCGGCCCGCGTCTCCGACTACGCCCCGAGCATGCTCGACGAACTCACCGCCACCGGCGAGGTCCTCTGGTCCGGTGGCGGCACCCTGCCCGGCAACGACGGCTGGGTCCGGCTGCACCTCGCCGACACCGCCGCGACCACCCTGGCCGAGGCGGCGGGCGACGAGACCACCGAACTGCAGCGCGACGTCCTGGGTGCCCTGGCCGGCGGCGGCGCGTACTTCTTCCGGCAGCTCGGGCAGGCCGTCGGCAGCACCGACGACTCCGGCCTGACCACCGCACTGTGGGACCTGGTGTGGGCCGGCCAGATCACCAACGACACGTTCGCCCCGCTGCGGGCGATGCTCGGCGGCAAGGCCCGGACCTCGAGCGCACCGCGCACCCGCGCCTACCGGGGACGCCGGCGCCCGACATTGCCCAGCCAGTCCGGTCCGCCGAACGTCGGCGGACGCTGGTCACTGCTGCCGCTCGCCGAACCCGACGCCACCGTCCGGGCAGCGGCGACCGCGGAGCTGCTGCTCGAGCGCTACGGCGTCGTCACCCGCGGTGCCGTGCAGGTGGAGGGCGTCCCCGGCGGCTTCGCCGGGGTCTACCGTGTGCTCGCCAAGTTCGAGGAGTCCGGCCGTGCCCGACGCGGGTACTTCGTCGAGGGGCTCGGTGCCGCGCAGTTCGCCACCGGCCCGACCGTCGACCGACTCCGCACGTACGCCCGAGACCTGGACGACGAGGAGCGCGCCGACCCGGACCGCGCGCGGGAGGCCCTGACGCTGTCGGCCACCGACCCGGCGAACCCCTTCGGCGCCTCGCTGCCGTGGCCGCACGAACCCGCACCGGTCGACCCCGACGACCCGGCCGCGGCGGCGCAGCCGGCCGGGGCCGCGAGCGCCGGTCCGGTCGCCCAGACCACCATCAGCACCGCCACCGCCACCGCGAAGGGCGGTGCCCGCGGCCACCGCCCGGGTCGCAAGGCCGGCGCGCTCGTCGTGCTCGTCGACGGTCGGCTGGCCGTCTACGTCGAACGCGGCGGCAAGAGCGTGCTGACGTTCACGGAGGACCCGGCCGACCTGGCAGCGGCGGCCACCTCGATCGCGGCGACCGTCCGGAGCGGGCTCGGCAAGCTGTCCGTCGAACGGGTCGACGGCGTCTTCGTGCTGGAAGCCCCGCTCGGGGACGCCCTCCGCACCGCGGGCTTCACGGCCACGCCCCAGGGACTGCGGCTCCGTGCCTGAGGGCGACACCGTCTTCCGCGCGGCAGCCCGGTTGCACGCGGCGCTGGCGGGCAAGGTCCTGACTCGCAGCGACTTCCGGGTGCCCGCGTTCGCCACGCTCGACCTGGTCGGCCGCACCGTCGACGAGGTCGTCCCGCGCGGCAAGCACCTGCTGCACCGGATCGGCGACCTGACCGTGCACTCGCACCTCAAGATGGAGGGCCGGTGGGACGTCTACGCCCCGGGTGAGCGCTGGCGCCGACCGGCGTTCCAGGCGCGGGTCGTCCTGGACGCCGCCGACGTCTCGACCGTCGGCTTCACCCTCGGGGTCCTGGAGGTCGTCCCGCGCGACCGTGAGTCCGAGGTCGTCGGGCACCTCGGCCCGGACCTGCTCGGACCGGACTGGGACGCCGACGTCGCCCTCCGGAACCTCATCGCGGACCCGGACCGACCCGTCGGCCTGGCGCTCCTCGACCAGCGGGTGATGGCGGGGCTCGGCAACGTCTACCGGAACGAGCTCTGCTTCCTCCGGGGCGTTCTGCCGACCCGGCCGGTCAGCGAGGTGCGGGACCCGGCGCGGATGGTGACCATGGCCTCCCGGCTGATCGTCGCGAACCGCGACCGCAGCAACCGGGTGACCACGGGCGTCGACCGCCCGGGGCAGCGCTTCTGGGTCTACAACCGGGCCGGCAAGCCCTGCCTGCGCTGCGGCACCAGGGTCCGATCTGGCGACCTGGGCGAGTCGGAGCTGACGCTGCGGGACACCTACTGGTGCCCGCGCTGCCAGACCTGACCGCGGAGGACAGAGCTGACCACGGACCAGACCTGACTGGTCAGGTCTGGTCGTGATCGGACGTCAGTGGTCGACGGCCTCGACGATGCAGCTCTGGACCTGCTTCGCCGCGTCCGACGTCTCGGAGAAGTCGGCCGGTGCGGCGGTGGCGGTGCTCTCGTCGGCGACGACGTCCTCGGCGACCTTGTTCACCGGGACGACCATGCCGTCGAAGTCCTCGGCGGTCGGGTCGGACTCGGTGCCGAAGACCGCGACCTCGTCGTCGTTGGGGTCGTCGCTCTGGTTCGGGGCGACCGAGACGCCGAGGTACCAGCCGGCCTCGCCCTTCGTGACGCTCGCGACGTCCGTGTTGTCGTGCCGCCCCACGGCCTTGTCGATCGCGTCGACGGCGGCACTCGAGGCGACCTGGCAGGGGGCGCTGTTGCGCTGGCCGGGGTCGGTGCGGGTGGCGGACTCCTCGGAGCCCGGGACCTTCGCGACCGGGTCGCCGTTCTGGGCGCCGGCGTTCGAGCAGCCGCCGAGCAGCATGCCGATGGTGGCGAGGCCGACGAGGGTGGCTGTGGTCTTCGCGCGCGTGCTCATGGCGTGGACGGTAGGCGGACGCAGGTGTGCCGGAGCCCAGGAGTGCGTCCCGTGGCTCCGGCACACGAGGGTCCGGCACATGAGTCGACTCGCGCTACTGGTGCGACATGATCCACGCCAGCAGGTACGACCGGGTGTTGCCCGTGTCGATGTCCTCTGCCGGCAGGTCGCGGGCGAGGGCGAGTGCCGCCGTCGCCTGGCTGCCCGACGCCAACGCCCGGTACATGAGCAGGTAGTCGCCGAACTGCACCGCGTAGTCGCCCTCCGGCACGGCCTCGTCGAGGACCTTCCCGATCTGCTCCTTGCCACCGGCGGCGACGTAGTCCGCGGCGACGGCGGGCATCGGGATGAGCTCGATGCCGGCCGGTGCCGCCGGGTCCGCGCTGAACCAGGTGGCGTGGTCCCGCTTGCCGCCCCAGTTCAGGGAGACGACGGTGTGCTGCAACCCGGGGAACGGCCGCAGGTCCGGGTCGAGGACGTCCCGCTCCGCCGAGGCCGCCTCGTTCGCGAGGAGCCAGTCGCCCAGGCTGCGGCTCCGTGTCAGACCTCGGCGAGTCGCTGGTCGACGATGCGGAACCGTCGTGCGCACCTCGCTGCGACGCGTTCGCTGTGTGTCGCGATCACGAAGGTGGCGCCCTCGTCCTGCAGGCGCTCGAAGAGATCGAGTACCTGCGTTTCCGTCTCTTCGTCGAGCGCTCCCGTCGGCTCGTCGGCAAGCACCACAGAGGGTCGCTTCATCAGTGCGCGAGCGATCGCGACCCGCTGCGCCTCCCCGCCCGACAGTGCACCCGGACGTTTCCGCTGGATGCCCGGGAGTCCGACGAACTCGAGACATTCAGCCGCCCGGGTCCGCGCACCGGATCTGTCCGTCGCACCGAGGACGAGGTTCGCGAGCACACTGCGGTCATGCAGCAGGTCGCACCCCTGCGTCACGATCCCCATCGTCTCGAGCCGATGCCGTGCCATCACTGCAGACGTCCGGACGAGGGGTCGTCCGGCGCTGGAGTACGAACCGTCGTAGTCCAGGTCGAGGCCCGCCAGCATCCGGAGCAGTGTGCTCTTCCCGCTGCCGCTGCGGCCGAGCAGCGCCACGGAGGGATCGGTGTCGCCGACGACCAGATCCAGTCCGCTGAAGAGTGACCGGATGGCTCCGTTCGGTTCACGGATGGACTTCGACACGTTCCTGAGCTCGAGGCTCGTCATCGTCCCCGCCGTCCAGGAGTCTCCGTGGCGAGGATCCGGTGGGCGCGGCTCACAGCGTCGAGCGAGAACCAGACCCCGAGCGCGGCCATCACTCCGAGGAAGGGGTAGGCATGGTGGTTCGGGAGCAGCGCGCATCCCACGGCGTAGAGGATGACGACGAACGAGTACTCCAGGGCCCAGGTCTGACCCACCGTCCGGAGGATCGCTCGGTCGCTGCGCCCGACGGTCCTGCAGATCCGCACCCATCGTCGGCGGTGGTCACCGAGCACCCTGTTGATCCTTCGGCAGACGACGATCGTCGCCACGCCCGTCATCGCTGAGATCGCGCCCAACAGCCCGAAGTTCTCGATCACGATCTGGCGCACGAGTCGGAGCTGGACCAAGTACGTGGGGATGCCCTGCAGGGAGTACGAGTGGAACCCGGTCCTCGCGGCGATCGCACCGAGCTCGCCGATCACGTCGTCGTAGGTCATCGACGTCGACGCCGCGATGTCCGTGTTGAGCATCGCGAAGGCGACGATGCCTCCGGTGTACCGATCTTGCTGGACGAAGCGACCGACATCAGCCGGGTAGGGCAGGACGATCGTGTCGTCCAAGTAGTGGTTGATGTCGCCACGGTGGAACACGGCGCTGCCGGGCGAGAGGAACCCGGTGACCCGGAGGCGCTCGCGCACACCGTAGACATCCGCCCAGAGTTCGTCGCCGATCTCGTACAGGCCGCGGTAGTCGGTGCCGAGGACGACCGGCACCAGGCCGGAGCTGTAGTCGACGTCCGTCCAGACCGGAGCCGAGCCGGACGTCACATCGAGCCTCGAGAACGCGAACATCTCATGGTTCATCTGCATCGACTTCACGTCGCGGAGCCGTTCCCCACCCTCGCCGCGGTACTCGCCGCGCTCTGCCAGGCCGGAACCAGCGTTCGCGTCGAAACGACCGTCACCGCGGAAGTCCTCGATGACGACGGGCTGGTCGAACGCCGACAGGAAGTCCAGCCGGTCGTTGTGTCCGAGTTGCGCGACGAAGTCGGTGAGCGTGCGGAGGTCACGGTCCGACGCTCGGAAGCGCTCGAAGCCGTCGGTGTCGCCGAGGAAGGTGTCGACGAGGCCGTAGAGGTCGACGTCGCGGTCTGCCGCCAGTGAGCCGTTGACCGCTCCACTCGTCGACTGGGCGAAGGTGCCGAAGGTGTAGAGCGACACGGCGAAGACCGCCATGACGAGCGCCTTGACAGCGATCAGGAGACCGTTGTGCCGAAGATCACGGATCAACTCCATGATCGCCGCCTCACCGGCCCGACGAGGAGCATCACGACGACGAACACCATGCACTGGCTCGAGACGGCTGCCAGGGCCGGCCCGCCCAGGCGGACGCCGACGCAGGACAGCCCGGTGAGGACCGCGGCACAGACGATGATCGGGGTGCTGCACGCGACCAGGACGGTCCGGAACAGCACCGCTGCGGAGTCGAGTCCGACCAGGCGGCGGATCCGCGCTCGATCGCCCTCGTGCCGAGCCGCCGAGACGGCCGCCACAGCGCTCGCCATCGTCGCGACGGCGACACCGAGCGTCAGGACGATCGGCGTGACGAAGTCGACTGTCGTGCGTCGGTTGGCGCCACCGGCCACGGGTTCGATCCGGTCCCTGCCGAAGACCGCCACGGCGCGGGCGCCGATGTCGGGCCCGTCCAGGACCGTGCGGGTCTGGGCCGCATCGAAGAGGGCCGGGGCTGCGATCAGGATGTCCTCCGCGAGCAGGCTGTCTTCCCTGAGCCCGAGACGCCCGACGACCTCGTACTGTGCACCGGCGACCTCGACGAAGGGGACGCCGCCCTCGACTTCGGGGTGCACGGCTTCCCCGACCAACGCCCGCCCGACATCGGACGCCGAGAACCGGATCCCGATCGACGGTGCGACGTCGGACCAGTTCCCGTTGAGCACGACCACAGTTCGAGCACGAGGTACTTCCTCGAGATCACGGAACGCCCGTGTCCCGACCGCGAACTCAGCTCGGTGCTCCATCAGCTCGCCGACGGTCGCGTGCACGGCGACCGCCTCGGGCGAGAGGAGGGCGCGGCCCTCTGCCGCGAGCGCCTGCGCGCGGGTCTGGAACACACCGAGGGCGCAGACCAGCCCCGTCGTCATCAGCAGCAGCGCGGCAACTGCCAACGCCTGCCTCCAGGTCATGGCTCCCTCTCGATCGACAGCCCACGGACCGGCCGAGCCGGCCTGTGGGCGCCCCGCTGCTGCTCAGCGGCCGTAGTAGGTCTTCGCAGCGCCGTTCCCGTTGCTAGCCGCGTTGGGGTTGAACGCCTTCCACGGCGACACGGCTTCGGTGGCGCCGGTACCCCATTTCCGACCCGAGGTCGCGATGACGCCGGACGCCGGCCAGTAGTGCTCGAGCTGGGCGGTCGTGTAGTGCCGGGTGCCTGCCCACTTGGTCCATCCGTGTGCACGTTTGTTCGTCGTCCCGCCGATGACGCGCGACTCTGCGGTCCCACGGTGGCTCACGCTCGCGAACGTCCCAGCACGGGGCGCGGAGCCGTCCGAGAAGCTCCCGCTGATCTCACTCCAGCCACCGGCCGTCTCCCGCCCGGTATCGGTGGCGGACGCAGGTGCGGCGATCAGCACCGCGGATAGAGCGACTGCTGCCACACATCCTGCAGCGAGATGACGACGTACGGCCGTGTTCTTCATGGTGCCCCTCCCCTGACCGGCAGTATTCCACCGGTGAGATGATGCTGCCACGCCGCCGATCAAGTGGCAAGGGTCGCATCACCGCAGGTGCATCACATCGACCCCGCCTGGTGCAGCCGCTCCGCCGCGACCGCCCGCACGGCCTCGGTCACCCGTTCGAGCAGCGGCGACGCCAGGTTCCACCGCTGCCACCAGAGCGCCACGTCCGCCCGACGTCCCGGGGTGAGTTCGACCAGGTCGCCCCGCTCGATCGCCCCGAGGCACTGCGCCTCCGGCAACAACCCCCACCCGAACCCGAGCTGCACCGCCCGGGCGAAGTCGGCCGAGTTCGGGACGAAGTGCCGTGGACCACGGGGCGCGTGGCCGAGCACCCGCCGGAGGAACCCCTGCTGCAGGTCGTCGTCGCGGTCGTAGTCCACGAGCGGCACCCGGTCCAGGCGGGCCGTCATCCGCCGCTCGGTGTCCGCGCCGTCGAGGTACCGCCGGACGAACGACGGTGCGGCGACGGCCCGGTAGCGGTCCACCCCGAGCGGCACCGACGAGCACCCCTGCACCGGCTCCGCCTCGGCCGTCACCGCAGCCATCACCGTGCCCGCACGGAGGAGCTCGGCGGTGCGGTCCTGGTCCTCACGGTGCAGGTCGAAGACCACCTCGGTGTCGGCACGGACGATCGCGAGGGCGTCGAGGAACCACGTCGCGAGCGAGTCCGCGTTGACGGCGAGTGGGATCGACGGCGTGCGTCCCGGCACGTCGGAGTCCGGTACGTCGAGCGCCCGGGAGGTCTCCTCGTCGAGCAGCCGCACCTGTCGTGCATGGCGGAGCACGACCTCACCGTCCCGCGTCGGCACGATCGGCGTGGTCCGCTGCAGCAGCACCCGGCCGACGAGTTGCTCCATCGCCTTCACCCGCTGGGACACCGCCGACGGTGTGATCGACAGCTCGCGGGCGGCGGCGTCGAAGGTCCCCGCATCGACGGCGGCCAGGAGGGTCTCGAGGTGGTCACGCTGGAACTGCACCATCAGCGCAGCTTACGGCGCACCAGGAACCTGAGCTGGCCTACGGGTGCGCACCGGCCTAGCGTTCCCCTGTGACCACACCGCTCGACGCTCTGCTCCCCGCCCTGTCCGGCCTGGGCACGGGGCTCGCCCTCATCGTCGCGATCGGGGTGCAGAACACGTACCTGCTGCGGCTCGCGGTGACCGCGCGACTCGGGGTGGTCGCCGTCGCGGTGGCCGTCTGCGCGCTGTCGGACGCGGCCCTCATCATCGCCGGGGTGCTCGGCGTCGGGGCCGTCGTCGAACGGGTCCCGGCAGCGCTGCTGGTCATCCGGTTCGTGGGCGCGGCGTTCCTGCTGACGTACGGGGTGCTCGCGGCCCGGCGGGCGCTGCGGCCCTCGGGCGAGGCGATCCGTCTCGACGAGCGGGCCGCCGAGGACAAGGTGCCCGTCTCGGCGGGTGCGGGTGCGGGCGCGTGCGCGGGTCCTGGGGTCGACGGCCTGGAGGCTGCACCGGCGTCGCGGGGGGAGGGCGTGCCTCCCGGCCGGGCCGGTCTGGGCGACCGGCACGTGGATGGTCGGCGTCCGGGAGGCGACCCGGCGGGGCCGACGATGCGCGCCGCGGTCCTGACCATGCTGGTGTTCACGTGGGCGAACCCGCACGTGTACCTGGACACGCTGGTGTTCCTCGGGTCGGTCGCGAACCAGCAGGGGGTCGACGACCGGTGGTGGTGGACCGTGGGGGCGGTCGCGGCGAGCTGCCTGTGGTTCGGGGCCCTCGGCTTCGGGGGTCGGCTGCTGCGCCCGCTGTTCGCGAAGCCGCTGACCTGGCGGGTCTTCGACGCCCTGGTCGCCGTCGTGATGCTCGCCTTCGGTCTGACGCTGCTCCTCGGCGCCTGAGCTCGCGGCCTCGTCGGCGCTGCCGCTGCCCGCCGCAGCCCGCCGCCCGCCGGCCGACGGCGTCGTCGGGCGCCGCACAACAGAAGACGGCTCGCGCCACGGGATGCCGTGGCGCGAGCCGTCTTCTGTGGTGCTGATCCGATCGGCGCCGGGCGGCGCGCTGGTCGGCGGAGGTGCTACTCGCGCATCGCCTTGCCGACGCGGCTGTTGCGGCGGCTGTAGCCGAAGTAGATCGCGAAGCCGATGACGAGCCAGACGACGAACCGGACCCAGGTCTCGACCTCGAGGTTGAGCATCAGCCAGAAGCAGAGCACCGCGGACAGGATCGGGACCACCGGCGACCACGGCACCCGGAATGCGCGGGGAGCGTCGGGGCGGGACTTCCGGAGCACGATGATGCCGATCGACACGAGCACGAAGGCGGAGAGCGTGCCGATGTTGATCATGCCCTCGAGCTTGTCGACCGCGGTGAACCCGGCGAGGAACGCGACGACGATGCCGGCGACGACCTGCACGCGGACCGGGGTCTGCGTCTTCGGGTTCGTGACCGAGAACCAGCGGGGCAGCAGGCCGTCGCGGCTCATCGAGAACACGATGCGGGACAGGCCGAGCAGCAGCACCATGACGACCGTGGTCAGGCCGATCAGGGAACCGATGGCGATGATGCCGGCCGCCCAGGGCAGCCCGACGATGTCGAACGCGGACGCCAGCGAGGGCGCTTTCTCTTCAGCGAGCTGCTTGTACGACACCATGCCGGTGATCACGATGCTGACGCCGACGTAGAGCAGCGTGACGATGCCGAGACCGATGAAGATGCCGCGGGGCAGGGTCTTCTGCGGGTTCTCGGTCTCCTCGGCACTCGTGGCGACGACGTCGAAGCCGATGAAGGCGAAGAACACCAGCGACGCCGCGGCGAGCAGCCCGAAGACGCCGTACTGCGCCGGTGCCGCACCGGTCACGAAGGAGACGAGCGACTGGGTCAGCACGCTGCCCTCGGCACCCTTGGTCGGCTCCGCGGCGGGGATGAACGGCGTGAAGTTCGCGGCCTTGACGAAGAAGGCGCCGACCACGATGACGAACAGGACGATCGCGACCTTGATGACGGTGATGACCGCGGAGACCCGGCTGGACAGCCGCGTGCCGAACGCCAGCAGCGCCGTGAACACGCCGACGATGAGGACCGGGCCCCAGGTGAAGCCGATCGGGCCGATCGCGATGGTGCTCGGCAGTGTGACGCCGAACACGTCGAACGCGGTGCTGAGGTAGATGCCCCAGTACTTCGCGATGACGGCGCTGGCGGTCAGGGTCTCGAGGATCAGGTCCCACCCGACGATCCACGCGAGCAATTCGCCCATCGTGGCGTAGGTGAACGTGTACGCCGAGCCGGCGACCGGGATCGTCGAGGCGAACTCGGCGTAACACATGATCGCCAGGCCGCACGTGACGGCGGCGAGCAGGAACGACACGATCACGCCGGGGCCGGCGAAGTTCGCGGCGGCGTTCGCGCCGACCGAGAAGATGCCGGCGCCGACCGCGACGGCGATCCCCATCGCGGCGATGTCGAACGTCTTCAGGGAGCGCTTGAGCGAGCGCCCCTTCTCGTCGGCGTCGGCGAGCGACGCCTCGATGGACTTGGTGCGGAGGGCCATGGGACGTTCCTGTCATCGGAGCAGGCGGACCCCGGAAGGGTAGTGGTATACCGCACAGCGGTGCAACCGGGGACCGCGCGTCGCCGATCAGACGGCAGCGTCGGAGCGCCCCTCGCGCCACGCACAGAGGAACCGGGCACCGGCCTCGTCGTGGATGACCCCGTCCGGCGCGGTGAGCACCGGGTACGGCGTCTCGGGAACACCGTCGGCCGGTCGGACGTCGACGTGCGCGACCCGGTGCCCGTTCGCGTGCAGCCAGTCCGCCATCGCGTAGTCGCTGCGGGAGTCGCCGACCGTCCGCCACTCGAGGGGCAGGTCGCCGTCCTCGGCCAGGAGCTCGAGCGCCCGCTCGGCACCGAGGTCCTTGCCGCTGCGGTCGGATTCGACGTCGGTCGAGATGATCGTCGGGTCGATGCGCCACGCGACCGCGCCGTGCTCGTCCGGACGCACGTCGTCGAGGCGGCGGACGCCGAGCCCGCGGCGCTCGAGTGCGGCCATCGCCTGCGCGTCGAACGCGGGCTGCCGGGCCAGGTACGCGGCACTGTCGACGTCCACCAGCTGCTCGATCGACACCATGGCGTGCTTGGTCTCGTCGAAGAACACCAGGTCGGCGTACTCCTCACGGACGAGCTCGCGCATCTCGTCGGCGAAGTCCCGCGGCAGCGCCAGGTCCTCGGCGACGGTCAGGTCTCCCATGCCGTCGGGGAACTGCGGGCCGATCGAGCACCAGACGGCACCCTTCTCGCACACCGCGTGCACCCGTCCGCCCGCGGCGAGACCGCCGGCGAGGAGGGGGCCGACGACCTGCTCCCGGATGAAGGCGTCGCTGCGTCCGGTGTTGAACACGACGGGGATGCCCTCGGCCGCCAGGGCGACGAGGTCCTCGACGATGCTCGGGATCGCGATGGTCCGCGAGAGCGGG from Curtobacterium sp. MCLR17_032 encodes the following:
- a CDS encoding ATP-dependent helicase; translation: MTDVFERFSPATAEWFRGAFREPTAAQAGAWDAISTGQHALVIAPTGSGKTLASFLWSIDRLISASDTPPAKQRTRVLYVSPLKALGVDVERNLRSPLVGITQTAKRLGLEPPDVTVGVRSGDTPSSDRQKLLRLPPDILITTPESLYLMLTSKARETLVNVDTVIVDEVHAVAASKRGAHLAVSLERLDDLLEKPVQRIGLSATVRPAEEVARFLGGRAPVQIIAPPAQKTFDLRVVVPVDDMTELGAPPVGADATSSPTNGSIWPHVEESVVDLIEQHRSTIVFANSRRLAERLTARLNEIHEERALATTDVAEPVGAGVGVPVVSQSPGRASAHAPVPQPTRPPAQLIGGSGQTDGGGSDRNIPVLARAHHGSVSKDQRAIIEDDLKSGRLRCVVATSSLELGIDMGEVDLVIQVEAPPSVASGLQRVGRAGHQVGEISRGVLFPKHRADLVNSAVTVERMVSGQIESISVPANPLDVLAQHTVAAGAIDTVDVEHWFELVRRSAPFSGLPRSAFEATLDLVTGRYPSDEFAELRPRLVWDRVHGTLTGRPGAQRLAVTSGGTIPDRGMFGVFMVGERASRVGELDEEMVYESRVGDVFALGATSWRIEEITHDRVLVSPAFGQPGRVPFWKGDGLGRPAELGRATGAFVREVESASDEDARARVAAGGLDERAVTNLIAFLRDQRAATGHVPSDTTLVVERFRDELGDWRLILHSPYGMTVHAPWALAVAARLRERHGIDGGAMAADDGIVVRIPETDAEPPGAELFVFERDDLETIVTDEVGGSALFAARFRECAARALLLPRRDPGRRSPLWQQRQRASQLLEVAQKYPTFPILLETVREVLQDVYDVPALLGIADEIARRRIRLVESETEQPSPFARTLLFGYVAAFMYEGDSPLAERRAAALSLDSTLLSELLGRAELRELLDPAVIDGVERDLQRLSPDRRARDVEGMVDVLRLVGALDLDELVDRSWLADATDRSEAQATLRTALEALERDRRVLAFSHAGATRWAVIEDASRLRDALGVPLPIGVPTAFVEPVADPLGDLVGRYARSHGPFGAQEAASRLGLGVAVVQDTLRRLTADRRLVEGEFRPDRQGAEWCDSEVLRRIRTKSLAALRHEVEPVAPDALARFLPAWQHVRVPGARGGLRGIDGVLQVVDQLSGVALPASSWESLVLPARVSDYAPSMLDELTATGEVLWSGGGTLPGNDGWVRLHLADTAATTLAEAAGDETTELQRDVLGALAGGGAYFFRQLGQAVGSTDDSGLTTALWDLVWAGQITNDTFAPLRAMLGGKARTSSAPRTRAYRGRRRPTLPSQSGPPNVGGRWSLLPLAEPDATVRAAATAELLLERYGVVTRGAVQVEGVPGGFAGVYRVLAKFEESGRARRGYFVEGLGAAQFATGPTVDRLRTYARDLDDEERADPDRAREALTLSATDPANPFGASLPWPHEPAPVDPDDPAAAAQPAGAASAGPVAQTTISTATATAKGGARGHRPGRKAGALVVLVDGRLAVYVERGGKSVLTFTEDPADLAAAATSIAATVRSGLGKLSVERVDGVFVLEAPLGDALRTAGFTATPQGLRLRA
- a CDS encoding DNA-formamidopyrimidine glycosylase family protein: MPEGDTVFRAAARLHAALAGKVLTRSDFRVPAFATLDLVGRTVDEVVPRGKHLLHRIGDLTVHSHLKMEGRWDVYAPGERWRRPAFQARVVLDAADVSTVGFTLGVLEVVPRDRESEVVGHLGPDLLGPDWDADVALRNLIADPDRPVGLALLDQRVMAGLGNVYRNELCFLRGVLPTRPVSEVRDPARMVTMASRLIVANRDRSNRVTTGVDRPGQRFWVYNRAGKPCLRCGTRVRSGDLGESELTLRDTYWCPRCQT
- a CDS encoding ATP-binding cassette domain-containing protein, with translation MTSLELRNVSKSIREPNGAIRSLFSGLDLVVGDTDPSVALLGRSGSGKSTLLRMLAGLDLDYDGSYSSAGRPLVRTSAVMARHRLETMGIVTQGCDLLHDRSVLANLVLGATDRSGARTRAAECLEFVGLPGIQRKRPGALSGGEAQRVAIARALMKRPSVVLADEPTGALDEETETQVLDLFERLQDEGATFVIATHSERVAARCARRFRIVDQRLAEV
- a CDS encoding LysR family transcriptional regulator ArgP, which codes for MVQFQRDHLETLLAAVDAGTFDAAARELSITPSAVSQRVKAMEQLVGRVLLQRTTPIVPTRDGEVVLRHARQVRLLDEETSRALDVPDSDVPGRTPSIPLAVNADSLATWFLDALAIVRADTEVVFDLHREDQDRTAELLRAGTVMAAVTAEAEPVQGCSSVPLGVDRYRAVAAPSFVRRYLDGADTERRMTARLDRVPLVDYDRDDDLQQGFLRRVLGHAPRGPRHFVPNSADFARAVQLGFGWGLLPEAQCLGAIERGDLVELTPGRRADVALWWQRWNLASPLLERVTEAVRAVAAERLHQAGSM
- a CDS encoding LysE family transporter; its protein translation is MTTPLDALLPALSGLGTGLALIVAIGVQNTYLLRLAVTARLGVVAVAVAVCALSDAALIIAGVLGVGAVVERVPAALLVIRFVGAAFLLTYGVLAARRALRPSGEAIRLDERAAEDKVPVSAGAGAGACAGPGVDGLEAAPASRGEGVPPGRAGLGDRHVDGRRPGGDPAGPTMRAAVLTMLVFTWANPHVYLDTLVFLGSVANQQGVDDRWWWTVGAVAASCLWFGALGFGGRLLRPLFAKPLTWRVFDALVAVVMLAFGLTLLLGA